In the Marinobacter arenosus genome, CGACCCCGCCTACTTTTTGAGAGAAAGCCTCTTAGTGATCTGGCATCGGCTTGGGAGCTGGCTCATTGGGCAGCCTGTGGAGCTCGACAAGGCAGAATTCGACTACCCCCGCCCGCCGCATGGAGACGAGTACCGCCATATCTTCCATTGCCCTCTGGCGTTCGAATCCGATCGCACGGCGCTGACCTTTGACAAGCGCTTCCTCTCTGCCCCGGTCATCCGGGACAGGTCCGAGATGCGTCAGTTTCTGAAGACCTCGCCGGCGGACCTGCTGTCGAGGCCGGATGAGAGCAACACCTTCACGGGTCGGATTCGCACGCTTATCGGGCGCGACTTTTCAAAACCGTTGCCAGACTTCGAATGGATCGCCGCAGAATTGCACACCAGCCCTCAGACCCTTCGGCGTCGCCTGAAACAGGAAAACACCTCGTTTCAGGAAATCAAGGATCTGCTCCGGCGTGACATGGCCATCTACTATCTCGGGCGGCAGGAATTACCGATCAACGACATTGCTGGCAAGGTCGGATTCACCGAGCCCTCAACCTTCCATCGGGCTTTTAAAAAGTGGACCGGGGTGACGCCTGGCGCATACCGGGAAGGCGAGCGCGGCAATCTACAGGAGTGATGTCCTTCAGGACCCCGATGGGTCCTGAAGGTTGCGAATAAGCCGCCCCATGGTTTGCGCAATCTCCTGAGTCCGCTGGCGATTCATCGCCAGTTGCAGCAGGCGCGAACCGTCCCGCGGATCGTAAACCCAACAGGTTGTGGCGGCCACCTCGCAGGCCCATTCGACCTGAGGGTTGATCCCGTAAACCGACAGGCTCTGATTCTTCCTCACAACGCGACCGTTGGCATCGCGGCGGATCTCCTGGACGTTGATAGAGCTGTCGTCCGCGTTTATCCGGTATTCAATATCGGCCGGCTTATCCACCTGCACAATAGTCTGGTCCTCGCGCCAGCCGGCAACTTCCAGCAAGCTGTTGAGGTGCAGCGTCAGCGCCTCACGATCGGTGTTCACAAGGTACAGTTTCCGAAGAGACGACAACTGCTGATCCCCAGCGGGTTCGATCACGGCAATTTTACCGCCCTCACCGTTCGCTGACTGAGCCGACTGGGCCTTCTCGCTCCGGGCCTTTTCCACTTCGGTGATCAGCTTGAGCGCTTCCTGATAATGACTCCCTTCAGCGCCGGCGGATGTCACGTATTCCTCCAGCGCGGACTGGGCCTCATTAAGATGTTTGGCCTGATACATCACCCGACCGCGGTAGTAGAAATAATCCGCCGGCTTGCTGCCTTCAAGCCGCTGGAGCCGATTCAGGTATTCACCGGCCTCGCTCCAGCTTTCCGCGGCCACGGCTTCCTCTGTCGCCAGCATCAGACGACGCATCTCATGCTCCGGGGCCAATGCCAATGCCTGCCCCGCCAGCAATGTCGACGCCAGAACCAGCCCACGAGCCAGTTGACGACCTTTTTCATACGATACTGCCATGACCCTACTCCTGCTGATTATCTGCGCCAATCGCCGGCTCTTCCGTCTCTGATTCGTCAAATTCGTCCTCGATGTCCGGATCGTCTCCGGCATCCACTTCCGCCTGGTCCATAATGCCCCTGGGAAGCTCTTTTTTAACCCTGACCCCAAGCTCAACAAATCGGTTGGCCTGTGAGATCAGGTTACCCCGCCCTCGGGTAAGTGTATTCATTGCCGAATCGTACGTGCCCTGAGCCGTATGTAATTGGCCCCCGAGACGCTCCATCGCCTCCACAAAAACCCGCAGTTTGTCGTAGACGGCACTGGCCCGTTCAGCAATACGACGGGCATTCTGGCTCTGGCGCTCATATCGCCAGATGTTCTCGATGGTCCTGAGCGTTGCCAGCAATGTGGTTGGTGTGACCACGATAATCTTTCGCTCAAACGCTTCCGCGAAAAGGTTCTCGTCTTGCTGAAAAGCCGCCACGAACGCCGGTTCAATGGGCATGAACAGCAACACGAAATCCGGCGAATGCAATCCGCTAAGTTGACTGTAGTCCTTTTCACTCAGGGTGCGAATGTGATTCCGCACGGCCTCGACATGTTCCTTGAGCGCGTTTTCGCGGGCCGATTCGTCTTCTTCCGTCACCCACTGCTGATACGCCAGCAGTGACACCTTGGAGTCAATGATCAGGTTCCGACTGTCGGGCAGGTAAACAACCACATCGGGACGAAGGAGCTGGTTGTCAGCGTCGCGGTAGCTGCCCTGGGTCTCGTATTCCACGCCCTTGCGAAGGCCTGACTTTTCCAGCACCCGCTCCAGGATCAATTCACCCCAGTTGCCCTGAATCTTCTTGTCGCCTTTCAGCGCCCGCGTCAGGTTCGAAGCCTCCTCCGTGATCTGGCGGTTCAGCTCCTGGAGCGACTTGATCTCACTCCTCAATGCCTGCCGATCTCGAGTTTCGGTGGTGTAGACATCTTCCACCCGCTTGCGGAAATCCTGGAGTTGATCGCGGAACGGGTTCAACAAGGTATCCAGGCTGGTGCGCGTCTGCTGGCTGAAACGCTCGCTTTTCTGCTCGAAGATCTTGTTGGCGAGGTTCTCGAATTCCTGTTTCAGAGCATCCCGGTTCCGCTCCAGCAACTCGAGCTTTTCGGTGGTAGCGCGCCGCTCCTTGTCCAGGGTAACTTCCTGCTCACGCAGCACGACCTGGGCCGCGTGCAGTTCTCTGGATAGCTCCTCTGTTCGTCGCTGCTGACGCGCCCCCTCACTTTCCAACTGGCCAATTCGCGTCCTGCGCCCCTCCAGATCAGACTCAAGGCCCGCGATACGGCTCTCCAGCCCCGTGGCGCGCTGTCGCCAGTGCTCCAGGTCCTGCTCATGTTTGGCCAGCCGGACTGCCCGCTCCTCCAGAGCGTTTTCCAGATGCTCCGCCTGCTGTCGATCCATGGCGTTTTCATGTTGAGCCTCACGGAGCAATCGCTCGGCGCCATCACGGGCCGCTTCCAGAGCATCGAGTTCGGCTGCCAGCCTGCGCCTTTCTGACGTCATGTGCAGCAGCAACCCCGCCAGCACACAGACTGCGATCACCAGAACGCCCATCCAGCCGGCCATGAGATCCGGCCGGGAAACCATCAAATCGGTGACAGCCTCTGGCACTGCACACACTCCTGTATCTGCTTGTGTCTGAAAACGAAGGAGGAATTTTGCCTCAGGCTGACAGTCTACCTTATCAATGGAACCTTTTTCGCACCGAGCCGTGGCAGGCTTTGTGGATCACATTCCAGATCTCGACTGCGTAGCAAATCCACAAACCGGCTGCATCTGTTTGTGGACGCGTCACGTAATATCGTCTAAAAGGGTAAAAGGTTCCTGTGGCTTTCTGGCATTACGCTTTTTTAACGGCTCAGAAAGTCCACTCAGGATCGCAAATGGATTAAAGATCATGCTGAAAGAACTGTGGCGAAAACTGGGAACAGACTTTATGCAACCGGGCTGCTCGGCTAACGACGCCGACGCGGCACTGTTCGGTTCCTGTGGCTCGGGTTCGACATCCAGGCAATTTCGCATCCTTCCGCACATAACCCACACCGGGGAGTTCCACCTCGAACGGCTCACCAGCCTGCTAAAAGCCCGCTACAGCAAGAACTTCGAGCCATCGGGCAGCAAACCCGGCAGTGACGAAGCCATCCGTGACCTGATCAGTTACGCGGCGAGGATCCAGGACCAGGACATCCAGCGTGAGCTCCTGCTGTTTTACCTCAACTGCTCGCCAGTCATCCAGGAATTTTTGCGCTCCGAAACGTCTCTCGGTGACGGGAACTTTCCATTCCGGTAATCACTTACGCGGCAAACGTGAGACGCACTCGAAAAAATTGCCCTCTTAACCAACTGTAAAGCAACTACACAGTTCGGTTGTTGTATACTTCTGCGCCTACTAATCTTCAGAAACATCAGACTGTCCGTCATCACAGCATCGGAAAGGGCGTGATCGGCAGTTGGCACAGAGGTTTTCAATGGGTTCAAAACAGATGCGGGCTGATATTCGTCGCTCCCTAGGTCTGCTTGCTTCCGGCTTCGTTATGTTGCTTGCCGGATGCTCGTCGGATCGTTACCTCATGGTGCCCAAACAAAACCTGACCGAGCTCAACACCTCGGTACAGACTCAGCGAGCCACGCTCGTGACGATGGAAGGCAACGCCAATGCCCGGCAAGAGCAGTTATTGGGGGCTGAGCGTGAATCCACCCAGTCGATACTGGAAGCGATCAAGACCCAGGTTGAAAAACCCAGCTGTCCCCCAGTTCAGCCACAGAACATTTGTCCGAGTGCGGACCCAACGAGCGGCATGGCCGCACGGCTCAAGGGAAAGCTGATTGTCGGCGAAGTGGAAAGAATTTATCTGGCCGATCCGGAGCAGGTCTATACCGCGCGGATAGACAGTGGTGCCGAGACGTCTTCCATCGATGCCCGTAACATTACCCGCTTCGAGCGTGACGGCAACAACTGGGTACGCTTCGACGTTCCCGTGTCGGGCAGTGATGAGCTCATCACCCTGGAGAAGGAGGTTTCCCGGCGCGTGAAAGTGATTCAGGCCAGCGCGGAAGATCCCGAACGGCGCGTGGTCGTGGAGCTTCAGTTCGCAATCGGCGATCACCAGCAAGTTGCCGAGTTCACGCTGACCGACAGGGACGACCTGTCTTACGAAGTTCTGATCGGGCGAAATGTTCTGCGTGACGTCATGCTGATTGATGTCGGCCAGGAATTTGCCACCAAACTTCCCGAATCAATCCTCCATAAGAGGAACGACTCGTGACTCCCCGCTCCCGCCTGCCCTTCTATATTGCCGTTTTTCTGCTCATCGCAGCCGGAATTTCCCTCGCGATCTGGCGCCACATTGAGCTTGGCATTCCCTGGTTTGCCGGCGAACAACGTCCTGTATGGATGATTGAGGCGAGAGTTGATTTCGATGCCGAGAACGGCCCCGTGCTTGCCAGCCTTAATGTGCCGGAGAACCCGCCCGGCTTCCGGATACTCTCGGAACAGGCCGCTTCACCCGGATACGGATTCTCGATCATCGAGAAAAACGGAAGTCGCCGGGCCGAATGGACCAAGCGGGACGTCTCGGGACGCCAGACCCTGTATTTCAAGACGCAGTTCATCCCCGATGAGTCTGCCATCAACCGGCCCCCGAATCCGGAACCCAAGGCCCGCAGGACCTTCTGGGAGGAGCCCCAGGCGACGGCAGTGCGCGAAGTTCTGGCCCAGGCAAAGGAGCGGTCAAGCACCCCCGAGAGCATGACCCGGGAACTGATCCGGCTCATGCAACCCGATGCCCGGACCCAGAACACAACCCTTCTGGTGGCCGAGGAGAATTACCTGGATTTGCTGGTCGACATGCTGAACCACTCAGGGATTCCGGCGCGGACGGCCGACGGGCTCAAACTGGAAGATGCCCGCCGCAGGCAATCCCTGATGCCCTTCCTGCAGATCTTCAACGGCGAGCAGTGGCTGACATTCGATCCGAATACGGCAGATCAGGGGGTTCCTGAGAGCCTGCTACTGTGGCGACAAGGCTCGGCATCCTTGCTTGACGTGGTTGGTGGAGACAACTCGGAAGTCAGCTTCTCGATGCTTCGTCAAACGGTGCCCGCCTTGCAGCTTGCAACCATGGAGTTTGATTCCAACGGCCTTGGCTTCCTGAGCTTCTACGAACTGCCCATTGAGGAACAGAGCATGTTCCGCATGCTACTGCTCCTCCCGCTGGGCGCGCTGATGGTGGCCTTCATGCGGATTGTCATCGGCATTCGCACGTCGGGGACGTTTATGCCGGTCCTGATTGCCGTGGCGTTTGTCCAGACGACTCTGGTGCCAGGCCTGATCGCCTTTTTGTCCGTTGTCTCGATCGGTCTGATGATGCGGGGCTACCTATCCAGCCTGAATCTCTTGCTGGTTTCCAGAATCTCGGCCCTGATCATATTGGTCATATTCATTACCGCAGGCCTCAGTATCATTGGCTACCAGATGGGCTTCAACACGGGCATGACGGTGACCTTCTTCCCCATGGTGATCATTGCCTGGACCATTGAACGGATGTCCATTCTGTGGGAGGAAGAAGGTGCCCACGAAGTCCTGATTCAGGGTGCCGGCAGCATGTTCGTCGCCATCTCCGCCTACCTGCTGATGAGCGCCCCTCTGGCGGGCCACCTGACTTTCAACTTTCCCGAGCTGCATCTTGTGATCCTCGGCCTGATCCTGCTGATGGGCCAGTACACCGGCTACAAACTGAGCGAGCTCAAGCGGTTCACCCCCATGAAGGTCTACGACTGATATGGACTGGATTTCACCGCGGAAACTCAATCGCCTGGGCATGCTCAACATGAACCGGCGCAATGTGGATTATATTGCCCGGTACAACGAGCGCTCTTCCTACCCGCTGGTCGACAACAAGCTCAAAACGAAACTTGCCGTGGCCGAGTATGGGGTCAGGACGCCTCGCCTGCTCCAGGTGGTTCGCCAGCAACATGAGATTTCCGGCTTCCGGCAGATGGCGGAAGATCTGGGCGGCTTTGCCATCAAACCGGCGAAGGGGTCTGGCGGCAAGGGGATCACCGTCATTACTGGCCGCGATAACGACGAGTACGTCAAAGCGTCCGGCACCCGCATCACGGCGGCTTCGCTGGAGCGCCACCTCACGAACATCCTCGCTGGCCTGTACTCTCTGGCTGGCACCCCGGATGTTGCCATTGTCGAGAGCTTGGTGGAGTCGGTTCCCACCCTGGCCCGCTATTCATTCCAGGGCGTACCAGACATTCGCATCGTGGTATTTCGGGGCTATCCGGTGATGGCTATGCTCAGACTGGCCACAAAGGCCTCTGACGGTAAGGCCAACCTTCACCAGGGCGCGGTAGGTGTGGGCCTCGATATCGGCACGGGAAGAAGCCTGAATGCGGTTCAGTTCAATAAACCCATTACACTGCACCCGGACACCGGCCTGGCCCTCGAAAACATCGAAATCGAAGCCTGGGGGGAAATGCTGGAAATGGCGTCCCGCTGCTACGAATCAACCGGCCTTGGTTACATGGGCGTGGATCTGGTCGTCGATGCCCATGAGGGGCCGCTGCTACTGGAACTGAACGCCCGGCCCGGTCTCGCGATCCAGATGGCTAACGGGCGCGGACTGCTGCCGCGCCTGCGGACCATTGAACGCCTGAAGCGCCCGCATTTCACACCGCAAGAGCGCGCCAGTTACGCCATGGAGGTCTTCGCCGCACTTTAAGCGAGGAACTGGCCAAAAAAAACCGGGGCAGAAGCCCCGGTTTTTTTCATGCCTGCAATGACCTCATCACAGCTCGCCTCTGGCGATCAGAAGCATGCGTTCGTGAGCCAGGCCTTTCAACAGACCCCACGTCATTATCAGCAGTATTGCAGTGAACGGCAGACCGGCGCTGATTGCCGCAGCCTGAATCGCGCCGAGGGCATCTTCACCGCCACCAAAAATCAGCGCAGCAGCGATCGCGCCTTCCATAACCACCCAGAAAACCCGTTGAGCGGTCGGCGCGTCAGTCTTGCCACCAGCCGTGATGCTATCGATCACCAGTGAGCCGGAATCCGAGGAGGTCACGAAGAAGACCAGAACCAGGATGATACCAACGAAGGAAATAATGCCGGTCAGTGGCAAATTCGCGAACATCTGGAACATCGCCAGAGACACGTCGGTCAGACCGTTTTCGGCCAAGGCACCGATGCCATCCTTAATCTGCTCAAGCGCGGTACCACCGAAAGCACTCATCCACACGACGGTGATAACTGTCGGCACGATCAACACCGCAGTAATAAACTCTCGAACGGTACGCCCCCGGGATACGCGGGCAATGAACATGCCGACGAACGGTGACCAGGAAATCCACCACGCCCAGTAGAATACAGTCCAACCTTGGAACCAGGCCTCGTCTTCACGGCCAAACGGGTTACTCAGGGGAACCACGTTGGCAACGTAGCTTGAGGTGGTCACCCAAAGGGTTTCCAGCACCGTCATGGTTGGCCCTGCGAAAATAATAAAGAACAGCAGTAGACCAGCCAGCCCCATATTGATGTTACTGAGTACTTTAACCCCGCCATCGAGGCCACGAAGCACTGAGATCAAGGCAAGCGCCGTGACACCGACGATGATGGCCATCTGAACGTTGATGCCGCTGGAAACGTCAAACAGGTAGCTCAAACCGGACGCTGCCTGTTGCGCGCCAAAACCAAGGGATGTCGCCAGACCGAAGATGGTTGCGACCACGGCCAGAATATCAATGATGTGTCCCGGCCAGCCCCAGACCTTGTCACGCAGCAGCGGGAAGAAAGCCGAACGAATGGTAAGCGGCATGTTCTTGTTGAACGAGAAGAACGCCAGGGACAGGGCAACGATAGAGTACACCGCCCAGGGATGCAGGCCCCAGTGGTACATGGTCGCCCCCATGGCAAGATTAGCTGCCTCAGGGGTGTTGGCCTCTACATTGAACGGCGTTTCATACCAGCCCGTGTAGTACGCGGTGGGCTCTGCCACCGCCCAGAACATCAGGCCAATACCCATGCCCGCTGCGAACAGCATCGCAAACCAGGACATCGTGGAGAATTCTGGCTTCGCGTCCGTTCCGCCCAGCCGGATCTTGCCCACCGGCATGAAAATCAGGGCCAGGCACACCACCACGAAGATGTTGGCGCTGAGCAGGAAGAACCAGTCAAATGTCGCGATGATATCCCATTTCGCCCCATCCAGAAGCTCTTTGGCGCCTGTCGGAAAAATCAGGGTTCCTACCACGAAAAGCACGACCAGTATCGCCGTAATCGGGAACACCGGTGCGTGGAGATCCAGGCCAAAAGGATTGATATTATCCTGGCCTGCGACGTAATCCGTCTGATATTCGTCTTTAACTACCTCGCCCACGTTGGGAGCCTCCTGAATTGGAAAGTCTTATTTGGGAATCGGTATTCAAACGTTACAAGCGCGTCATACTAATATTTTGAGTTCAAAACATCAAAACCTCCAGACACAGTTTCCCAGTTCACCACATCTCAGCATAGACCATGTTCCGGGGCGCAATGATCCAACACCCGGCAATCGGCTATCGATTCGGCGGCGTATCGATATACTCTGGTACAAATACGCACTATTCCCGACATATTGGCCCCACTTGAGGTATCCATGGAGAAAACCACGACTTTTCCGGTTCGTTACACCGTCTATGCATTGAGCATTGCCGGTTTTCTTGTATCCGGCGTCGCAAGTTTCTACGCCGAAGGCGCCATTCTCTTCGCCATCGCCTTCGGCACCCTGGCAGCGCTTGGCACCTATGACCTGCTTCAGAGGAGGCACACGGTCAGTCGCAACTACCCTATTCTTGCGAATTTCCGGTACCTGCTTGAGTCCATCGGCCCCGAGATACGTCAGTACTTTATTCAGTCCGACACTGAGGAACGCCCGTTTTCCCGGGAACAGAGAACCATCGTTTACCAGCGCGCCAAGAACGTGCTGGATAAACGGCCCTTTGGCTCTCAGTTAGGTATGTACGAAGAGGGTTTCGAATGGATGAACCACTCCCTGAAACCCACGAAAATCCGTGACAGTGATTTCAGGATTCTGATCGGCAAGCATTGCGAAAAGCCCTATAGCGCCAGCGTTTTCAACATATCGGCCATGAGTTTTGGTTCGCTCTCGGCAAACGCCATTCTGAGCCTGAATACCGGCGCAAAGCTTGGCGGCTTTTACCACGATACGGGCGAGGGCTCGATTTCCCGGTACCATCGTCAACCCGGGGGCGATCTGGTCTGGGAAATCGGTTCCGGCTATTTTGGCTGCCGCCACAAAGACGGCTCTTTCAACCCGGAGATGTTTCAAAAAAACGCGACCATTGACCAGGTCAAAATGATAGAGATCAAACTGTCTCAGGGGGCAAAGCCGGGGCACGGTGGTATCTTGCCCGGGGCCAAGGTCACCCCTGAAATCGCCGAAGCCCGTGGTGTGTCGGTTGGCGAAGACTGCGTTTCACCGGCCAGCCATTCGGCCTTCTCCACCCCCCTTGAGCTCCTCGCGTTCATTGATCAGCTCCGGGAACTCTCAGGCGGCAAGCCGGTGGGGCTTAAGCTGGCCATCGGGCACCCCTGGGAATGGTTTGCCATTGTGAAGGCCATGCTGAAAACCGGCCAGAAACCCGATTTCATCGTGGTAGACGGCGGCGAAGGCGGCACCGGAGCCGCGCCCCTGGAATTCATCAACCGGCTTGGCATGCCCATGACCGAGGCACTTTTGCTCGTTCACAACACCCTGGTAGGCACCCACCTCAGGGATGACATTGCCATTGGTGCAGCGGGTAAGATTACGTCGGCATTCAACATCGCCCGTACGCTCTCCCTGGGGGCCGACTGGTGCAATTCCGCCCGGGGGTACATGTTTTCCCTCGGCTGCATTCAGGCCCTGAACTGCCATACCGGACGATGCCCAAGCGGGGTCGCCACCCAGGACCCCCGACGCGGCAGTAAGCTGGACGTGGAACTGAAAAGCCAGCGGGTCTACAACTTCCACAAGAACACCCTGGATGCGCTCCAAAACCTGCTCGAAGCCTCCGGCCTTCGGCACCCTTCCGAACTCGGGCCCGAGCACATCGTGCGCCGGGTGTCCAAGACCGAAGTCCACTCCTACCTGGACCTGTTTCCCTACCTTGAACCGGGCGCGCTTCTCGAAGGCGAAACGGGCCACACTGTGTTCGACAAATACTGGCCACATGCCACCTCGGAGACCTTTGATCCACCGGATTTCATTCTCAAGCTGAGAGAAACCAAGCTTCGCTGAAAATCCCGGCTGAAATCGCCAAAGCCTGTTTATTTTTCCAATGGGCTGGTGTAGACTTCGCTCCCGCTAAGCCACTGAGATAGCTCTCAAGTTTCTCAGGGGCCTACAGCGAATCGGGGCGTAGCGCAGCTTGGTAGCGCACCTGCATGGGGTGCAGGGGGTCGTAGGTTCAAATCCTACCGTCCCGACCAGATTCAGGAGAAAGGCAGGGGCTTTGGCCCCTGCCTTTTTTGTTTCCGCTTTAGACAGCATCGACAGACACGCACTCTGCGAATCCGTTCGTCACCGCCGAATCGCAGGCATAAAAAAAGCCGAGGAGGCTTCCACCCCTTCGGCTTTTTTTAATTGGCGTTCCGGTTATTTCACCGGCGCATTCAGCACGTCCAGCACTTCTTCCAGTTCCGATATCATCTGACGGATAAGCTGCTTGTACTGAGAGGTATCGTCCTTCACCTCGTGGCTGCTGAGCTTTTGCTTCGCGCCACCTATGGTATAGCCCTGATCGTACAACAGGCTGCGTATCTGACGAATGGTGATAACGTCAGCGCGCTGGTAGTACCGGCGGTTTCCGCGGCGCTTTACCGGCGATAGCTGCGGGAATTCCTGCTCCCAATAGCGCAGTACGTGTGCCTTGACCGCGCAAAGGTCCGCTACTTCACCAATGGTGAAATAACGCTTCCCGGGAATCGCGGGAAGTTCGTTATTATGACTGGGTTCCAGCATACGCTTCTACTTTCTGCTTTAGTTTTTGTCCCGGGCGAAACGTAACAACACGCCGTGCACTGATTGGAATTTCCTCACCCGTTTTCGGGTTCCGTCCCGGTCGCTGTTTCTTGTCTCGCAGATCAAAGTTACCGAAGCCCGATAACTTCACCTGTTCGTTGTGACTCAGAGCGCCTCTGATCTCGTCGAAAAAAGCTTCCACCATTTCCTTGGCTTCGCGTTTGTTCAGGCCCAATTCCTCATACAACCGCTCTGCCATTTCCGCTTTCGTCAAAGCCGCCATGTCTCAACTCCTCAGTGTTGCCCCCAGCTCTTCTTTCAACGCATCGATCACGCCATTGAAGAGCGAATGAACCTCGTCCTCGGTCAACGTGCGCTCCGGGTGCTGCCAGAAAAGGCTGAGTGCCAGGCTCCGGTTGCCCTCGCCCAGGCTCTCACCCTCGTACACATCGAACGCACGCAACGCTGTCAGTCGTTCACCGGCATGCTTTCTGGCCACACGCTCGACGTCGGCAAACGCCACATCGCTCCCGATAATAATAGCCAAATCACGACGAACTTCCGGGAATTTTGAAATTTCTTTGAAATTAGGCACATAACCAGTAACGATCGAATCCAAGAATAGCTCAAACATCAGGATCGTGCCATTAAGTTCAAGATTTTTCTGAACTTGTGGGTGCAACGTGCCCAACCAGCCGACATGTTCACCATCCCGGAGCAACTCTGCGGTCTGGCCCGGATGCAGCGCCGGATGCTGACTGCCGACAAACTGGATCTCAATTCCAAGCAGCCTGAACAGACTCTCAAGATCTCCTTTTACATCAAAGAAATCGGCAGTTCTGCGACCGTTTACCCAGTTTTCAGGATACTGGGAACCCACCACGACACCGGCCAGCATCGGTTGCTGGTTGATCCGCTCGCCTTCCTGCTCGAAACGCAAACCGGTTTCGAACAGGCGAATACGCGGTTGTTGCCGGTTCTGGTTGTAGGCAACGGTCTTGAGAAGGCCACTCCAGAGACTGGTACGCATGACCGAAAGGTCTGAAGAGATCGGGTTGGCAAGGGCAATCCCCTCACGCTCCGGATCAATCAACTGCTGAACCTTCGGGTCCACGAAACTGTACGTGACGGCCTCCTGATAGCCGTTATCGACGAAGAACTTCCGGATCGCCGATACCGGACGCGTTGCCTCATCCTGCTGACGCAGGCCCAGAGAGCCAATGGGTTCGGTCACAGGCAGGTTGTTGTACCCAAAGATGCGGCCAACTTCCTCGATCAGATCTTCCTCGATGGAAATGTCGGGGCGGAAGCTAGGCACACTGATCCGCCATCCCGCCTTCAGGAGTTTGTCGATATGCAGACCGAGACGGCTCAGGATTTCCTCAACCGTTGTCCGATCGATCTCCAGGCCCAGAACGTCATAGAGGCGGTCAGACCGCAAATCCACGACGCGGTCCTTGGGCAGATGCTCGTCACTCGCCACTTCGACGATTTCACCGGGTTCA is a window encoding:
- a CDS encoding FMN-binding glutamate synthase family protein — its product is MEKTTTFPVRYTVYALSIAGFLVSGVASFYAEGAILFAIAFGTLAALGTYDLLQRRHTVSRNYPILANFRYLLESIGPEIRQYFIQSDTEERPFSREQRTIVYQRAKNVLDKRPFGSQLGMYEEGFEWMNHSLKPTKIRDSDFRILIGKHCEKPYSASVFNISAMSFGSLSANAILSLNTGAKLGGFYHDTGEGSISRYHRQPGGDLVWEIGSGYFGCRHKDGSFNPEMFQKNATIDQVKMIEIKLSQGAKPGHGGILPGAKVTPEIAEARGVSVGEDCVSPASHSAFSTPLELLAFIDQLRELSGGKPVGLKLAIGHPWEWFAIVKAMLKTGQKPDFIVVDGGEGGTGAAPLEFINRLGMPMTEALLLVHNTLVGTHLRDDIAIGAAGKITSAFNIARTLSLGADWCNSARGYMFSLGCIQALNCHTGRCPSGVATQDPRRGSKLDVELKSQRVYNFHKNTLDALQNLLEASGLRHPSELGPEHIVRRVSKTEVHSYLDLFPYLEPGALLEGETGHTVFDKYWPHATSETFDPPDFILKLRETKLR
- a CDS encoding MerR family transcriptional regulator, coding for MLEPSHNNELPAIPGKRYFTIGEVADLCAVKAHVLRYWEQEFPQLSPVKRRGNRRYYQRADVITIRQIRSLLYDQGYTIGGAKQKLSSHEVKDDTSQYKQLIRQMISELEEVLDVLNAPVK
- the ihfA gene encoding integration host factor subunit alpha; this translates as MAALTKAEMAERLYEELGLNKREAKEMVEAFFDEIRGALSHNEQVKLSGFGNFDLRDKKQRPGRNPKTGEEIPISARRVVTFRPGQKLKQKVEAYAGTQS
- the pheT gene encoding phenylalanine--tRNA ligase subunit beta; protein product: MKFSEQWLREWVNPAIGTQELMDQITMAGLEVDGFEPVAGQFSGVIVGEVQSVEPHPDADKLRVCQVSDGNQTVQVVCGAPNVRDGLKVPFAVVGAVLPGDFKIKKAKLRGQPSEGMLCSESELGLSENHDGLMELPADAPVGQDVAEYLKLNDVTIDVDLTPNRADCLSIKGIAREVGVLNSMLVEGPEITPIEAVHSEVADIRVEAAAGCPRYLGRVLRNVNLKAESPLWMQEKLRRSGIRSIDAAVDVTNYVMLELGQPMHAFDRDEIQGGIVVRMAKAGEKLVLLDGQDVELTDETLVIADHEKPIAIAGVMGGEHSGVSEKTNDLILESAYFDPIALAGKARHYGLHTDASHRFERGVDYKLARDAMERATELLMEIVGGEPGEIVEVASDEHLPKDRVVDLRSDRLYDVLGLEIDRTTVEEILSRLGLHIDKLLKAGWRISVPSFRPDISIEEDLIEEVGRIFGYNNLPVTEPIGSLGLRQQDEATRPVSAIRKFFVDNGYQEAVTYSFVDPKVQQLIDPEREGIALANPISSDLSVMRTSLWSGLLKTVAYNQNRQQPRIRLFETGLRFEQEGERINQQPMLAGVVVGSQYPENWVNGRRTADFFDVKGDLESLFRLLGIEIQFVGSQHPALHPGQTAELLRDGEHVGWLGTLHPQVQKNLELNGTILMFELFLDSIVTGYVPNFKEISKFPEVRRDLAIIIGSDVAFADVERVARKHAGERLTALRAFDVYEGESLGEGNRSLALSLFWQHPERTLTEDEVHSLFNGVIDALKEELGATLRS